From Rutidosis leptorrhynchoides isolate AG116_Rl617_1_P2 chromosome 3, CSIRO_AGI_Rlap_v1, whole genome shotgun sequence, a single genomic window includes:
- the LOC139895747 gene encoding adenine/guanine permease AZG1-like, translated as MNTSVSPSHASRLTRLNTLIATSRVGKRFKLTERKTTFTTELRAGTATFLTMAYILAVNASILSESGATCSVSDCIPLCSDPKFDHSNCNGPGLTLIQPSNSCKFTPVNPGYTKCLEKVRKDLIVATVASSLIACVIMGTFANLPLALAPGMGTNAYFTYTVVGFHGSGKISYQNALAAVFVEGVIFFLISALGFRAKLAKLVPKPVRISSSAGIGLFLAFIGLQNNQGVGLVGYSSSTLVTLGACPQSSRAALAPVITFPNGTVSLIPGGSVSGNIMCVDNRMLSPTFWLGAVGFVIIAYCLIKNIKGAIVYGIVFVTAVSWFRNTQVTAFPNTPAGDRAYEYFKNIVDVHKIKSTAGALSFSSINKIHFWEALVTFLYVDILDTTGTLYSMARFAGFTDEKGDFEGQYFAFMSDASAIVVGSLLGTSSVTAYIESSTGIREGGRTGLTALTVGGYFMMAFFFTPLLASIPAWAVGPPLILVGVLMMRSVVEIDWEDMKQAIPAFMTLILMPLTYSIAYGLIGGIGTYMVLNLWDWGEGVLRKYGIVKGGVEDGNRSLGGDGVDKDSCVV; from the exons ATGAACACCTCTGTTTCACCATCACACGCCTCACGGCTAACCCGGCTCAACACTTTAATAGCTACATCACGAGTCGGTAAACGCTTCAAACTCACCGAACGTAAAACCACTTTCACAACCGAGCTTCGTGCTGGTACGGCCACATTTTTAACCATGGCTTACATCCTCGCAGTCAACGCCTCAATTTTATCTGAATCGGGTGCCACTTGTTCAGTCTCCGACTGCATCCCACTTTGTTCCGACCCTAAATTCGATCATTCCAATTGCAACGGCCCTGGTCTAACCCTCATCCAGCCCAGTAATTCTTGTAAGTTCACACCGGTTAACCCGGGCTACACAAAATGTCTAGAAAAAGTCCGGAAAGACTTGATAGTCGCCACCGTGGCATCCTCTCTCATTGCTTGCGTCATCATGGGAACGTTTGCTAACTTACCGTTAGCTTTAGCTCCTGGAATGGGAACCAATGCATATTTCACGTACACCGTTGTTGGATTTCACGGCTCAG GTAAAATATCATATCAAAACGCGCTTGCAGCTGTATTCGTTGAAGGGGTTATATTTTTTTTAATCTCAGCCCTTGGATTTCGGGCAAAACTGGCAAAGTTAGTTCCAAAACCGGTTCGGATCTCCTCGTCCGCCGGTATCGGATTATTCTTAGCTTTTATCGGGTTACAAAATAATCAAGGAGTCGGTTTAGTTGGTTACAGCTCATCCACATTAGTTACATTAGGCGCGTGTCCACAATCGTCACGTGCGGCTCTCGCTCCAGTAATTACTTTCCCAAACGGCACCGTATCGTTAATTCCTGGTGGTTCTGTATCCGGAAATATTATGTGCGTTGATAACCGAATGTTGAGCCCCACGTTCTGGCTAGGTGCAGTTGGGTTCGTTATTATCGCCTACTGTTTGATTAAGAACATTAAGGGCGCGATTGTTTACGGAATTGTGTTTGTTACAGCGGTTTCATGGTTTCGTAACACGCAAGTAACCGCGTTTCCAAACACTCCGGCTGGCGACAGAGCGTACGAGTATTTCAAAAACATCGTTGATGTTCATAAAATAAAATCAACAGCTGGCGCGTTAAGTTTTTCGAGTATTAACAAAATACATTTCTGGGAGGCATTAGTGACGTTTTTGTATGTAGACATTTTAGATACAACAGGGACTTTGTATTCGATGGCGCGATTCGCAGGTTTTACCGACGAAAAAGGCGATTTCGAGGGACAATATTTTGCATTCATGTCGGATGCTTCTGCAATTGTGGTCGGGTCGTTACTTGGGACGTCGTCGGTAACGGCGTATATCGAGTCGTCAACTGGGATTAGGGAAGGTGGGAGGACGGGGTTAACGGCGTTAACTGTGGGTGGGTATTTTATGATGGCGTTCTTTTTCACGCCGTTATTGGCGTCTATTCCAGCGTGGGCAGTGGGACCACCGTTGATTTTGGTAGGGGTTTTGATGATGAGATCAGTGGTGGAGATTGATTGGGAAGATATGAAACAAGCGATACCTGCTTTTATGACGTTGATATTAATGCCGTTAACATACTCGATAGCGTATGGTTTGATCGGAGGGATTGGGACGTACATGGTACTGAATTTGTGGGATTGGGGTGAGGGGGTGTTACGTAAATATGGAATAGTTAAAGGGGGTGTAGAGGATGGGAATCGGAGTTTAGGGGGAGATGGTGTAGATAAGGATAGTTGTGTGGTGTAA